A window of Amblyraja radiata isolate CabotCenter1 chromosome 25, sAmbRad1.1.pri, whole genome shotgun sequence contains these coding sequences:
- the rplp0 gene encoding 60S acidic ribosomal protein P0 has protein sequence MPREDRAAWKSNYFIKIIQLLDDYPKCFIVGADNVGSKQMQQIRISLRGKAVVLMGKNTMMRKAIRGHLENNPALEKLLPHIRGNVGFVFTKEDLCEVRDMLLSNKVPAAARAGAIAPCEVTVFGQNTGLGPEKTSFFQALGITTKISRGTIEILNDVYLIKIGDKVGASEATLLNMLNISPFSYGLVIRQVYDNGSVYEPEVLDITEETLQKCFLEGVRNVASVCLQIGYPTIASIPHSIINGYKRVLAIAVETDYSFPLADKVKAFLADPSAFVAPVVEAAPVPVKEEVKEAVKEESEASDDDMGFGLFD, from the exons ATGCCCAGGGAAGACAGAGCAGCGTGGAAGTCcaattattttattaaaattatC CAACTTTTGGATGACTATCCAAAATGCTTCATCGTTGGAGCAGACAATGTTGGATCAAAGCAAATGCAGCAGATCCGTATATCGCTGCGTGGCAAGGCTGTCGTGTTGATGGGCAAGAATACCATGATGCGCAAGGCTATCCGTGGTCATCTGGAAAACAACCCTGCTTTGGAAAA GCTCTTACCACATATTCGTGGCAACGTTGGCTTTGTGTTCACCAAGGAGGATTTATGTGAAGTTCGTGACATGCTGCTGTCCAACAAG GTCCCAGCTGCTGCTCGTGCTGGTGCTATTGCTCCATGTGAGGTCACTGTGTTCGGTCAAAACACTGGTTTGGGACCTGAGAAGACATCTTTCTTCCAAGCTTTGGGAATCACCACCAAGATCTCCAGAGGTACCATTGAAATTCTA AACGATGTATATCTCATCAAGATTGGTGACAAGGTGGGAGCCAGTGAAGCCACTCTGCTGAACATGTTGAATATCTCTCCCTTCTCCTACGGCTTGGTGATCAGGCAGGTTTATGACAATGGCAGTGTATATGAGCCTGAGGTCCTGGACATCACAGAAGAAACTCTGCAGAAATGTTTCCTGGAG GGAGTCCGCAATGTGGCCAGTGTGTGTCTGCAAATTGGTTATCCAACCATAGCCTCGATACCACATTCTATCATTAATGGTTACAAGAGGGTGCTGGCCATCGCTGTGGAGACAGACTACTCCTTCCCATTAGCTGATAAG GTAAAAGCTTTCTTGGCTGACCCATCAGCTTTTGTTGCTCCTGTTGTtgaggctgctccagttcctgtcaAGGAGGAAGTGAAAGAGGCGGTGAAGGAAGAGTCTGAGGCATCTGATGACGACATGGGCTTTGGTCTGTTTGA